From one Brachypodium distachyon strain Bd21 chromosome 4, Brachypodium_distachyon_v3.0, whole genome shotgun sequence genomic stretch:
- the LOC100824012 gene encoding sphinganine C4-monooxygenase 1, which yields MEVLYSDEALAAVAPIAVYWAYSGVHMAIDHGRLMERYRLSTKEDEDSKNMVSKRDVLLNVLFQHFLQLLSVALLTMVSNLIASPVAGGSSNAAAAATTSSSSYLGAACRVAVAVVVFDGYRYAWHRLAHRSRFLYRKLHSWHHRIVVPYAYGTIYGHPPLWNGAAYHGVHHMPGGVRHNFSDLFFVTWDKLFGTQMPYAVEERPGGGGLKLRLLRPKPVPKTRLEPSVESSATASS from the exons ATGGAGGTGCTGTACTCCGACGAGGCTCtggccgccgtcgcgccgATCGCCGTGTACTGGGCCTACTCCGGCGTGCACATGGCCATCGACCATGGGCGGCTGATGGAGAGGTACAGGCTCAGCAccaaggaagacgaagacAGCAAGAACATGGTGTCCAAGCGAGACGTGTTGCTGAACGTCCTCTTCCAGCACTTCTTGCAGCTCCTCAGCGTCGCCTTGCTCACCATGGTAAGTAATTTAATTGCCTCGCCG GTCGCGGGAGGATCATCcaacgcggcggcggcggcgaccacctcctcctcgtcgtacCTAGGGGCGGCGTGTCgagtggcggtggcggtggtggtgttCGACGGGTACCGGTACGCGTGGCACCGGCTTGCGCACCGGAGCCGGTTCCTGTATAGGAAGCTGCACTCATGGCACCACCGCATTGTGGTTCCCTACGCCTACGGCACCATCTACGGGCACCC ACCCCTGTGGAACGGCGCTGCCTACCACGGCGTGCACCACATGCCCGGTGGGGTTAGACACAACTTCTCGGATCTGTTCTTTGTCACGTGGGACAAGCTCTTTGGGACGCAGATGCCCTATGCCGTGGAGGAGAGGCCAGGCGGCGGGGGGCTGAAGCTCCGACTTTTGCGGCCAAAACCGGTGCCTAAGACGCGTCTCGAACCGTCGGTGGAGAGTAGTGCTACTGCCTCCTCCTAA